Proteins from a single region of Anastrepha ludens isolate Willacy chromosome 5, idAnaLude1.1, whole genome shotgun sequence:
- the LOC128864763 gene encoding GLIPR1-like protein 1: MYFSEFEKECLEAHNQYRAAHGSPPLVLDRGLCKYAQEWAKHLASSNTLQHRLNNCYGENLYMAMGRANIGGRDAVNSWYAEVGAYNFQRNGFSGNTGHFTQVVWKDSKRLGVAIAKRGNSVYVVANYDPPGNYRGEFATNVLPARRVMATVKRTIIIKKIPPGGDPKGRLPVPITMTQKDYEKACVESHNKFRAMHGTPALTINPTLTQIASKWAQSLAKRQKMEHSRDGKYGENIYYSSGQKVTPEMPVKMWYDEIANYDFAKAQFSANTGHFTQLIWRDTKQVGVAYALSGEKVWVVANYNPPGNVNGFFKDNVPPKK, translated from the exons ATGTACTTCAGTGAATTCGAAAAAGAGTGCCTCGAAGCGCACAATCAATATCGCGCCGCTCATGGCAGTCCACCACTGGTATTGGATCGAGGACTTTGCAAATATGCGCAGGAATGGGCAAAA CATTTGGCCAGTAGCAACACTTTGCAACATCGCTTGAATAATTGTTACGGGGAAAATCTTTATATGGCAATGGGACGCGCGAACATCGGCGGTCGAGACGCTGTCAACAGTTGGTATGCTGAGGTGGGCGCCTACAATTTTCAACGTAATGGCTTTAGCGGGAATACGGGGCACTTTACGCAGGTGGTATGGAAAGACAGTAAACGCTTGGGTGTGGCTATAGCGAAAAG aggaAACAGTGTTTACGTGGTCGCCAATTATGATCCACCAGGCAATTATAGGGGCGAATTCGCTACCAACGTATTACCGGCGAGGCGG GTCATGGCTACAGTGAAGCGcacaattattattaaaaagatTCCACCGGGGGGAGATCCGAAGGGACGACTGCCCGTGCCCATCACAATGACCCAAAAGGATTACGAAAAAGCGTGTGTTGAATCGCATAATAAATTTAGGGCCATGCACGGCACACCGGCGCTAACAATCAACCCGACTCTGACGCAGATTGCTTCCAAATGGGCGCAG TCTCTCGCTAAGCGTCAAAAAATGGAGCATAGTCGCGACGGCAAGTACGGCGAGAACATCTACTACAGCAGCGGCCAAAAGGTGACACCCGAAATGCCCGTTAAAATGTGGTATGACGAGATCGCCAATTATGATTTCGCCAAAGCGCAATTCAGTGCAAATACTGGCCATTTCACACAGCTGATATGGCGTGACACTAAACAAGTGGGTGTGGCCTATGCGTTGTC TGGCGAAAAGGTATGGGTTGTCGCAAATTATAATCCACCAGGAAATGTGAATGGTTTCTTCAAGGATAATGTGCCGCCAAAAAAGTGA